The following proteins are co-located in the Camelina sativa cultivar DH55 chromosome 12, Cs, whole genome shotgun sequence genome:
- the LOC104729343 gene encoding WD repeat-containing protein 82-B-like, with the protein MVTASDDDSIRLYDVATASCLKTINSKKYGVDLVCFTSHPTTVIYSSRNGWDDSLRLLSLHDNKYLRYFKGHHDRVVSLSLSSGGECFISGSLDRTGELFLLVVEEVDL; encoded by the exons TGGTGACTGCTAGTGACGATGACTCAATTCGTCTCTATGATGTTGCTACCGCTTC atGTCTCAAGACAATTAATAGTAAAAAGTATGGTGTTGATCTTGTTTGCTTCACTTCCCATCCTACCACTGTCATCTACTCTTCCAGAAACGGATGGGACG ACTCTCTGAGGCTTCTCTCTTTGCACGATAACAAGTACTTGCGTTACTTCAAAGGACATCATGacag AGTTGTTTCGCTTAGCTTGTCCTCTGGTGGGGAATGCTTCATCTCCGGTTCTCTTGATCGAACCGGAGAGTTGTTTCTGCTAGTAGTAGAAGAAGTTGATCTCTGA